A genomic stretch from Thermoprotei archaeon includes:
- a CDS encoding DNA-directed RNA polymerase subunit H, with translation MTKGEKERFDVLSHEYVPHHVLIPREEAKKLLKEWGVKGIQLPWIRASDPVARALGARPGDLVKIIRKSEVSGVTVMYRYVVPG, from the coding sequence TTGACGAAAGGTGAAAAAGAGAGGTTTGATGTGCTAAGTCATGAGTATGTGCCTCATCATGTTCTTATTCCTAGGGAGGAGGCTAAGAAATTATTGAAGGAGTGGGGTGTGAAAGGTATTCAGTTGCCTTGGATTAGGGCTTCGGATCCTGTTGCTAGGGCTCTTGGTGCTAGACCTGGTGATTTAGTTAAAATAATTAGGAAGAGTGAGGTATCTGGTGTAACTGTCATGTATAGATATGTAGTACCAGGGTGA
- a CDS encoding DNA-directed RNA polymerase subunit B produces the protein MSDAKQLSRDDTWVLVESFIKEQGLVRLHLDSYNRFIEYGLQQIIDEMGRIESSIPGCYIELGAVRVEEPSIKEAKGYTIRATPIDAKLRRFTYAAPIKLEMSLYIDDVLRSTKKDVVIGMMPIMVKSNRCVLSKMSRDEQVRYGMDPDDPGGYFIINGAERVIVAQEDLAVNRIIVDVAPSGSGAVHIAKVFSSTPGQKVPVTLERRKNGALYVGFPTVPVKIPFVIMMRALGMKTDAEIAEAVSSDLRIQNELGVSFEETADIRTVDEAIDYIGSRLAHGKPAERRKEFALTVIDKNFLVHLGMKPEDRRTKALYLGQMARRLLEVSLGLREIDDKDHYKNKRLKLAGDLLGILFRSIFRNFQRDIKYQLEKMLSRRRDMDIDVSNLVRPNLITEKLEHYLATGNWVGGKTGVSQLLDRTNYLSTLSHLRRIVSPLSRSQPHYEARDLHPTQWGRICPIETPEGPNCGLVKNLSLLALVTKGEATIVMKQIISELLNVKPLRKSPKEWAEVYLDDVLVGRHPNPEELVSQIRKLRRKGEISYEVNVALVNGPLGREVHINADANRIIRPLIIVENGEPKLTGEIIEKLKNGELTWSDLISMGVIEYLDAEEEENAYIAVWPGEVTKEHTHLEISPAALFGVVGSIIPFSNHNHSPRNTFEAAMGKQALGFSVANYSKRVDTRGHLLHYPQRPLVTTKAIESIGLNKRPFGQNMVVAIFSYTGYNIQDAVIINKSAVDRGLGRSTFFRLYEAEEMRYPGGITDKIEIPQPNVKDYHVPESYSKLEPDGVITPEVEAQGGEVLIGRTSPPRFMEEYEQRGAFGGPIRRDTSIALRHGEKGVVDAVIFTNTIDGNPLVRVKIRDLRIPELGDKFASRHGQKGVIGMLLPQEDMPFTESGIVPDLIINPHAIPSRMTIGQLLESLAGKVAALKGVIEDGTPFQENVEERLRRELLALGFEPRGKEVMYNGLTGEKFEAEIFIGIVYYQKLHHMVSDKMHARARGPVQMLTHQPTEGRAKEGGLRLGEMERDCLIAHGAAATLKDRLMDMSDKTTIFVCKNCGSMGYYDWKKGEHVCPVCGPKADIVPVEVSYAFKLLLQELMSMMINPRLEVVERYQKGV, from the coding sequence GTGTCGGATGCAAAGCAATTATCACGTGATGATACATGGGTTCTTGTAGAGAGTTTCATTAAGGAACAAGGATTAGTGCGTCTTCATTTGGATTCTTATAATAGGTTTATTGAGTATGGTTTGCAGCAAATTATTGATGAGATGGGTAGGATAGAGTCTAGCATACCTGGTTGTTATATTGAACTAGGTGCTGTTAGGGTTGAGGAGCCTTCTATAAAGGAGGCTAAGGGCTATACTATCAGGGCTACTCCGATAGATGCGAAACTTCGAAGATTTACTTATGCTGCGCCTATTAAGCTTGAAATGTCGCTTTATATTGATGATGTTTTAAGGTCTACGAAGAAGGATGTTGTTATTGGTATGATGCCTATAATGGTGAAGTCTAATAGGTGTGTTTTGAGCAAGATGAGCAGAGATGAGCAGGTTCGGTATGGTATGGATCCTGATGATCCTGGTGGTTATTTCATAATTAATGGTGCTGAGCGTGTTATAGTTGCTCAGGAGGATTTAGCTGTCAATAGGATTATTGTTGATGTTGCTCCTTCAGGGTCTGGTGCTGTTCATATTGCGAAAGTGTTTTCTTCAACTCCTGGTCAGAAGGTTCCTGTGACGCTCGAGAGAAGAAAGAACGGTGCCCTATATGTTGGGTTTCCCACAGTTCCTGTAAAGATACCTTTTGTGATAATGATGCGTGCTCTCGGTATGAAGACTGATGCTGAGATAGCTGAGGCTGTATCTTCTGATTTAAGAATCCAGAACGAATTGGGCGTTTCTTTTGAAGAGACAGCTGATATTAGGACTGTTGACGAGGCGATTGATTATATTGGGAGTCGTTTGGCTCATGGTAAACCTGCTGAAAGAAGGAAGGAATTTGCCTTAACAGTTATTGATAAGAACTTTCTTGTGCATCTGGGTATGAAGCCTGAAGATCGTAGGACTAAAGCATTGTATTTGGGTCAAATGGCTCGTAGGCTTTTGGAGGTTAGTCTTGGTCTAAGGGAGATTGATGATAAGGATCATTATAAGAACAAGCGTTTAAAGCTTGCAGGAGATTTGTTAGGCATACTTTTTAGGAGTATTTTTAGGAATTTCCAAAGGGATATCAAATATCAGCTTGAGAAAATGCTTAGTCGTCGAAGGGATATGGATATTGATGTTTCGAATCTTGTGAGACCTAATCTTATTACTGAGAAGCTTGAGCACTACCTTGCCACTGGTAATTGGGTTGGCGGTAAGACTGGTGTCAGTCAGCTTTTAGATAGAACTAACTATTTATCGACACTTAGCCATTTGAGACGTATAGTTTCTCCGTTAAGTAGGAGTCAGCCTCATTATGAGGCAAGGGATTTGCATCCGACACAATGGGGTAGAATCTGCCCAATAGAAACACCTGAGGGACCTAACTGTGGATTGGTGAAGAACTTATCATTGCTTGCTTTAGTCACTAAAGGCGAAGCAACTATTGTCATGAAACAGATAATTAGTGAGTTGCTTAATGTTAAGCCTTTACGTAAATCTCCTAAAGAGTGGGCTGAAGTTTATCTTGATGATGTGTTAGTTGGTAGGCATCCGAATCCTGAGGAGTTAGTTTCGCAAATCAGAAAGCTTAGGCGTAAAGGTGAAATAAGTTATGAAGTAAATGTCGCATTAGTAAATGGGCCTTTAGGTCGTGAAGTGCATATTAACGCTGACGCAAATAGGATCATTAGACCTCTTATAATAGTAGAGAATGGAGAACCTAAATTAACGGGTGAGATAATTGAGAAATTAAAGAATGGAGAACTTACATGGTCTGATCTAATTTCCATGGGTGTAATAGAATATTTAGATGCTGAAGAGGAAGAGAATGCTTACATTGCAGTATGGCCTGGGGAGGTCACAAAAGAACATACGCATTTAGAGATTTCACCGGCTGCGTTATTTGGTGTTGTAGGTTCAATAATACCATTTTCTAATCACAATCATTCACCAAGAAATACATTTGAGGCTGCTATGGGTAAGCAAGCGCTCGGATTTTCAGTAGCTAATTACTCAAAGAGGGTTGATACAAGGGGTCACTTATTGCATTATCCTCAAAGGCCTCTTGTTACTACTAAGGCTATCGAGAGTATTGGCTTAAATAAGAGACCTTTTGGACAGAATATGGTTGTTGCTATTTTTTCTTACACTGGTTATAACATACAAGATGCAGTCATTATAAATAAATCAGCTGTTGATAGAGGATTAGGTAGATCAACATTCTTTAGGTTATACGAAGCTGAGGAAATGCGGTATCCAGGTGGTATAACTGACAAAATAGAAATACCACAACCTAATGTGAAAGATTACCATGTTCCTGAGAGTTATTCAAAACTTGAGCCTGATGGTGTGATTACGCCTGAGGTTGAAGCACAAGGAGGAGAGGTGCTTATTGGAAGAACTAGCCCACCAAGATTTATGGAGGAGTATGAACAAAGGGGAGCGTTTGGTGGTCCAATAAGAAGAGATACTTCAATAGCATTAAGGCATGGTGAAAAAGGTGTTGTGGATGCTGTTATATTTACTAATACAATTGATGGTAATCCGCTTGTGCGTGTAAAGATTAGAGATTTGAGAATACCTGAGCTTGGTGATAAGTTTGCTTCTAGACATGGTCAGAAAGGTGTTATTGGTATGTTATTACCTCAGGAGGACATGCCATTTACTGAAAGTGGTATAGTGCCGGATTTAATAATAAACCCACATGCAATACCATCAAGAATGACTATCGGCCAGTTACTCGAATCATTGGCTGGTAAAGTTGCAGCTCTTAAAGGTGTTATTGAAGATGGCACACCGTTCCAGGAAAATGTTGAGGAGAGACTTAGGAGAGAATTGTTGGCTTTAGGATTCGAACCCAGAGGTAAAGAGGTTATGTACAATGGTTTAACTGGTGAGAAGTTCGAGGCTGAAATTTTTATAGGTATCGTGTATTACCAGAAACTTCATCACATGGTTAGTGATAAGATGCATGCTCGTGCACGTGGGCCCGTTCAAATGCTCACTCATCAGCCAACTGAGGGTAGAGCGAAAGAGGGTGGCTTGAGATTAGGTGAGATGGAGAGGGATTGTCTTATAGCTCATGGTGCGGCTGCAACATTAAAGGATAGACTCATGGATATGTCCGATAAAACTACAATATTCGTTTGTAAGAACTGTGGTTCAATGGGTTATTATGATTGGAAGAAAGGAGAACACGTGTGTCCTGTTTGTGGTCCGAAGGCTGACATCGTTCCGGTTGAGGTTTCTTATGCGTTCAAGCTTTTATTACAAGAATTGATGAGTATGATGATCAATCCTCGTTTAGAGGTTGTTGAGAGGTATCAGAAGGGAGTGTAG
- a CDS encoding DNA-directed RNA polymerase subunit A', with protein MLKESKKYVIRNIKFGFMSPDFVRKISVVSLTIPDTYDEDGTPIPFGLMDKRLGTLEPGQRCETCGGLPGQCPGHFGDIELAQPVIHIGFVKHIYTALQSTCRECGRLTLDPQLFKKYLNILDKYKRSGNTIFEQALINKVSKIAIKTDECPYCGTKKHKIRLERPVSFYEEIDENGQKTLKPLSPKEIRARLEKIPSDDSRLIGFDPDVTRPEWTVITVLPVPPISVRPSITLESGERSEDDLTHKLGDIIRTNEKLKANIESGAPQMIIDEHWNLLQFHVLTYFDNEVPGVSPSVHRSGRPLKTLAQRLKGKEGRFRSNLSGKRVDFSARTVISPDPSIGVNEVGVPYDVAMTVTVPEVVTSWNISWLRELVKRGPFEYPGANYVLSPDGKLTDLRFVKDRNVLAEKLEPGYIVERHLQNGDLVIFNRQPSLHRMSMMAHVVRVLPGRTFRINPITCTPYNADFDGDEMNLHVPQNIEARAEMDILMKVKEHLVTPRYGGVIIGMIHDYISSAYLLTRRSTVVDRFKASLILGVAEYKDPIPHDKISGKELFSMLIPNINYEGKARCDLDPQDVKVVIRKGKLLSGVVDHSTIGDQKAGTLIHSIILKFGTDVASDFIDKVSWALLRYLDTYGFTIGLDDEDIPEEAHKKIEEIIRVHIDHINQLIEDYKNRKLEREPGATLEETLEQKIINELNLARDNAGSIAEKYFKPNNSVLITAKTGARGKMLNLTHMTACIGQQTIRGKRIYRGYQNRTLPHFKPGDISAEAKGFIASNYKKGLTPTEFFFHAMTGREGLVDTAVRTSQSGYMQRRLINALLDLYVNYDGTVRTSDNYIVQFIYGEDGVDPAKAIAGQPVDFKDLIISIKEKYGGEKQ; from the coding sequence ATGTTGAAGGAATCTAAGAAATATGTTATAAGAAATATAAAATTTGGTTTCATGTCCCCTGATTTTGTAAGAAAAATTTCTGTTGTGAGCCTTACAATACCTGATACGTATGATGAGGATGGAACACCAATACCTTTTGGTCTAATGGATAAAAGATTAGGTACGTTAGAACCAGGTCAGAGATGCGAAACATGCGGAGGTTTGCCAGGACAATGCCCAGGACATTTTGGTGATATTGAACTTGCACAACCTGTTATCCATATTGGTTTCGTAAAGCATATCTATACTGCCCTTCAATCAACATGCAGGGAATGTGGACGTCTTACACTTGATCCGCAATTATTCAAGAAATACTTGAACATACTTGATAAATATAAGAGAAGTGGTAACACTATTTTTGAACAGGCATTAATCAATAAAGTATCTAAGATTGCTATAAAAACTGATGAATGTCCGTATTGTGGCACAAAGAAACATAAGATACGCTTAGAACGCCCCGTGTCATTTTATGAAGAGATTGATGAAAATGGTCAGAAAACACTAAAACCATTATCACCAAAAGAGATTAGAGCCAGATTAGAAAAGATACCAAGTGATGATTCAAGGCTTATAGGTTTTGATCCAGATGTTACAAGACCTGAGTGGACTGTTATTACTGTACTTCCTGTACCTCCTATAAGCGTGCGTCCATCAATAACTCTGGAGTCTGGTGAAAGATCTGAAGATGATTTAACCCATAAGCTTGGCGATATAATTAGAACTAATGAGAAGTTGAAGGCAAATATAGAGTCTGGTGCTCCACAGATGATTATTGACGAACATTGGAATTTATTGCAATTCCATGTACTAACATATTTTGATAATGAAGTGCCCGGTGTTTCACCTTCAGTTCATCGTTCAGGAAGACCATTAAAAACCTTAGCCCAGCGTCTTAAAGGAAAGGAGGGAAGGTTCAGGAGTAATTTATCTGGTAAGCGTGTAGATTTTTCAGCAAGGACTGTTATATCTCCTGATCCGAGTATTGGAGTTAATGAGGTTGGTGTGCCATATGATGTTGCTATGACAGTTACTGTTCCAGAGGTTGTTACATCATGGAATATTTCATGGTTGAGAGAGCTAGTGAAGCGAGGACCATTTGAATATCCAGGGGCTAATTATGTATTAAGTCCTGATGGAAAACTTACTGATCTGAGATTTGTTAAGGATAGAAATGTGTTAGCTGAAAAGCTAGAGCCTGGGTATATAGTGGAGAGGCATTTGCAGAATGGTGATTTAGTGATATTTAATAGGCAACCATCGTTACACAGAATGTCAATGATGGCGCATGTTGTAAGAGTTCTACCTGGACGTACTTTCAGGATTAATCCTATTACATGCACACCGTACAATGCTGACTTTGATGGTGATGAGATGAACCTTCATGTTCCTCAGAATATAGAGGCTCGCGCTGAAATGGATATACTAATGAAGGTCAAAGAACATCTGGTAACACCAAGATATGGTGGTGTAATAATAGGCATGATTCATGACTATATATCATCTGCTTACCTATTAACACGAAGATCTACTGTTGTTGATAGATTCAAGGCATCTCTTATACTCGGTGTTGCTGAATATAAGGATCCTATTCCCCACGATAAAATAAGTGGTAAGGAACTCTTCAGCATGCTAATACCAAATATCAATTACGAGGGTAAAGCAAGATGCGATTTAGATCCACAGGATGTTAAGGTTGTGATTAGGAAAGGTAAATTATTGTCTGGTGTTGTTGATCATAGCACAATCGGTGATCAGAAAGCTGGCACGTTAATACATAGCATTATTTTGAAATTTGGTACTGATGTTGCAAGCGATTTTATTGATAAGGTTAGCTGGGCACTATTAAGATACCTCGATACTTATGGTTTCACAATAGGTCTTGATGACGAGGATATTCCTGAGGAGGCGCATAAGAAGATTGAGGAGATAATTAGAGTACATATTGATCATATAAACCAACTTATCGAAGATTATAAGAACAGGAAGCTTGAAAGAGAGCCTGGTGCAACACTCGAAGAGACGTTAGAACAAAAGATAATAAATGAGCTAAACTTGGCCAGGGACAATGCTGGAAGTATTGCAGAAAAGTATTTCAAGCCTAATAATAGCGTACTAATAACCGCAAAAACAGGAGCTAGAGGAAAGATGCTAAACCTAACACATATGACCGCCTGTATTGGCCAACAAACAATTAGAGGGAAAAGGATTTACAGAGGTTACCAAAATCGCACATTACCTCATTTTAAGCCGGGCGATATAAGTGCTGAGGCCAAAGGTTTTATAGCATCAAATTACAAGAAAGGCTTAACACCAACTGAATTCTTCTTCCATGCAATGACAGGCCGTGAAGGATTAGTGGATACTGCTGTAAGAACTTCACAGAGCGGATACATGCAGAGAAGACTTATAAACGCACTTTTAGATTTATACGTTAATTATGATGG